From the Aquitalea magnusonii genome, one window contains:
- the tssG gene encoding type VI secretion system baseplate subunit TssG — MASPSRRSPRDLRQELAADASQFGFFQAVRLLALSGRKRAGSKRRLPAELRFRTLATLSFPPSELAGYQPAPEPEQAPDDAPATAEMAISFMGLTGPSGALPMAYTELLLERKLRHRDSSMHAFFDIFSHRATALFYEAWHKYRFWLDLEAGERDGFTRHLLDLGGTGLSTLRQQIGERMALDENLFVYFAGLLSQKPMSAQSLATLIESFFGVNAQVEQFVGQWMVLPESEQSRLGDQACELGVSLLAGSRVWDRQTKLRLRLGSMDAQRYTALLPGGDAAAALRAILQFALGHNLAVEVCLVLEKQAVPAATLSAATPLLLGGNCWLGPQSHDPDDMRYALLH, encoded by the coding sequence ATGGCCAGCCCGAGCCGGCGAAGCCCTCGTGATTTGAGGCAGGAACTGGCGGCCGATGCCAGCCAGTTCGGTTTTTTCCAGGCGGTACGCCTGCTGGCGCTGTCGGGACGCAAGCGCGCTGGCAGCAAACGACGCCTGCCCGCCGAGCTGCGGTTTCGCACCCTGGCCACCCTGTCGTTTCCGCCCAGTGAACTGGCGGGCTACCAACCGGCACCGGAACCGGAGCAGGCACCAGACGACGCCCCCGCCACCGCGGAAATGGCCATCAGCTTCATGGGGCTTACCGGGCCATCCGGAGCCTTGCCCATGGCCTATACCGAGCTGCTGCTGGAGCGCAAGCTGCGCCATCGCGACAGCTCCATGCATGCGTTTTTCGATATTTTCAGCCATCGGGCAACGGCGCTGTTTTACGAAGCCTGGCACAAGTACCGCTTCTGGCTGGATCTGGAAGCCGGTGAGCGCGATGGTTTCACCCGCCACCTGCTGGACTTGGGCGGCACCGGCCTCTCCACCTTGCGCCAACAAATCGGGGAGCGCATGGCACTGGACGAAAACCTGTTCGTCTACTTTGCCGGCCTGCTCAGCCAGAAACCGATGTCGGCCCAGTCGCTGGCCACGCTGATTGAAAGCTTTTTTGGCGTCAACGCCCAGGTTGAGCAATTTGTCGGCCAATGGATGGTGCTGCCCGAATCCGAGCAAAGCCGGCTGGGCGATCAGGCCTGCGAACTGGGGGTATCGCTACTGGCAGGCAGCCGGGTGTGGGACCGCCAGACCAAGCTGCGCCTGCGTCTGGGCAGCATGGATGCACAACGCTATACCGCGCTGCTGCCCGGTGGCGATGCCGCTGCCGCGCTGCGCGCGATACTGCAGTTTGCACTGGGCCACAACCTGGCGGTGGAAGTCTGCCTGGTACTGGAAAAACAAGCCGTGCCCGCGGCCACCCTGTCCGCCGCCACCCCGCTGCTGCTGGGTGGCAATTGCTGGCTGGGGCCGCAGTCACACGATCCGGACGATATGCGTTACGCCCTGCTGCACTAG
- the tssF gene encoding type VI secretion system baseplate subunit TssF, producing the protein MLESLLPYYERELGHLRELSGEFARRYPKIAGRLQMEGDQCADPHTERLIESFALLAARIHKKLDDDYPEVAESFLNVLYPHYLQPIPAATIVQLECDPARPEIARRYRVERGQMVQAPAINGVVCKFRSAYPVDLYPLSLSEARLELTSGSPYLRQLAPDAAAVLTLELQTHGGLPVNAIGLESLRFFLDGEPAQMHLLYELLLANVRRVQVGDGSEDPARTRQLPASCITPVGFGRDEGMLEYDERSFVGYRLLTEYFCYPDKFLFVDLGNLDKAVVRLDGDRLVLRVMLDKFPDGERYNRLLTQLGVQHLKLGCTPVVNLFRHAAEPIRVTHQKSSYAVSPDGRKPHAYEVVQIRRVQRVEKSTEGERSEEVPPFYAIRHAVQDKAARFYWHASRQDSPHQGDKGSDLEIHLVDLAFHPVRPATEVLSLELLCSNRDLPEQIPFGGSQATARSDFTIPGHAVVKRVRLLRKPGATQRSPLGRAVQWRLISHLSLNYLSIVDSGVEALQEMLTLYNLTDSAANSRQIQGIVAVASGPAVTRVAGRDFTGFVRGSDIRLKLDADYYVGGSVYLFASVLERFFALYCAPNSFTRLHVENVQDSEEVLTWPARAGEALVI; encoded by the coding sequence ATGCTTGAATCCCTACTCCCCTATTACGAGCGCGAGCTTGGCCATTTACGGGAATTGTCCGGCGAGTTTGCCCGCCGCTACCCGAAGATAGCCGGCCGGCTGCAGATGGAAGGCGACCAGTGCGCCGATCCGCACACCGAGCGGCTGATCGAATCGTTTGCGCTGCTGGCGGCGCGCATCCACAAAAAGCTGGATGATGATTATCCGGAAGTGGCGGAAAGCTTTCTGAATGTGCTGTATCCGCACTATCTGCAGCCCATTCCCGCCGCCACCATCGTGCAGCTGGAGTGCGACCCGGCGCGGCCGGAAATTGCCCGCCGCTACCGGGTGGAGCGTGGCCAGATGGTGCAGGCGCCAGCCATCAACGGTGTGGTGTGCAAGTTCCGCAGCGCTTATCCGGTGGACTTGTACCCGCTGTCGCTCAGCGAGGCGCGGCTGGAGCTGACCAGCGGTTCGCCCTATCTGCGCCAGTTGGCACCGGATGCTGCCGCGGTGTTGACGCTGGAATTGCAAACCCACGGCGGTTTGCCGGTGAATGCCATCGGGCTGGAGTCGCTGCGCTTTTTCCTGGATGGCGAACCGGCACAGATGCACCTGTTGTATGAGCTGCTGCTGGCCAATGTGCGGCGGGTGCAGGTGGGCGATGGCAGCGAAGACCCGGCCCGTACCCGGCAGTTGCCCGCGTCCTGCATCACCCCGGTGGGCTTTGGCCGTGACGAGGGCATGCTGGAGTATGACGAGCGCTCCTTTGTCGGCTACCGGCTGTTAACCGAGTACTTCTGCTATCCGGACAAATTCCTGTTTGTTGATTTGGGCAATCTGGACAAGGCCGTAGTGCGGCTGGATGGCGACCGGCTGGTGCTGCGGGTGATGCTGGACAAGTTTCCGGATGGCGAGCGCTATAACCGCCTGCTGACCCAGTTGGGCGTGCAGCATCTGAAGCTGGGCTGCACGCCGGTGGTGAACCTGTTTCGCCATGCGGCGGAGCCGATTCGGGTGACGCATCAGAAGTCGTCCTATGCGGTTAGCCCCGATGGCCGCAAGCCACACGCCTACGAGGTGGTGCAGATCAGGCGGGTGCAAAGAGTGGAAAAATCTACCGAGGGCGAACGCAGCGAGGAAGTGCCGCCCTTTTATGCCATCCGTCATGCCGTGCAGGACAAGGCAGCGCGCTTTTACTGGCATGCCAGTCGCCAGGATTCGCCGCATCAGGGCGACAAGGGCAGCGACCTGGAAATCCACCTGGTAGATCTGGCCTTCCACCCGGTGCGCCCGGCTACCGAAGTGCTGAGCCTGGAGCTGCTGTGCAGCAACCGCGACCTGCCCGAACAGATTCCCTTTGGCGGCAGCCAGGCCACGGCCCGCTCGGACTTCACCATTCCCGGCCACGCGGTGGTCAAGCGGGTGCGGCTGTTGCGCAAGCCCGGTGCCACCCAGCGCAGCCCGCTGGGGCGTGCGGTGCAGTGGCGGCTGATTTCGCATCTGTCGCTCAATTATCTGTCCATTGTCGATTCCGGCGTGGAGGCACTGCAGGAGATGCTGACGCTGTACAACCTGACCGATTCCGCCGCCAACAGCCGGCAAATCCAGGGCATTGTGGCAGTAGCCAGCGGGCCGGCAGTCACTCGGGTGGCCGGGCGGGACTTCACCGGTTTTGTCCGTGGCAGCGATATCCGGCTGAAGCTGGATGCCGATTATTACGTGGGGGGCAGCGTGTATCTGTTTGCCTCGGTGCTGGAGCGTTTTTTTGCCCTGTACTGCGCCCCCAATAGTTTCACCCGCCTGCATGTGGAAAACGTACAGGACAGCGAGGAGGTGCTGACATGGCCAGCCCGAGCCGGCGAAGCCCTCGTGATTTGA